A region from the Sphingomonas flavescens genome encodes:
- the miaA gene encoding tRNA (adenosine(37)-N6)-dimethylallyltransferase MiaA, with amino-acid sequence MPSSKPPLVVIAGPTASGKSGLALALAQQIGGVIVNADSAQIYRDLRVLSAAPTDEELSRAEHRLYGVRDGALPCSAADWSDLAKGEIAKIHGEGRVPVLVGGTGLYLRTLLDGIAPVPAIDPAIRQRVRATPVDENAAKLRTLDPMAAERIRPTDGARINRALEVMLSTGRTLAEWQQEKHGGIAEDVTLRPMILLPPRKWLYARCDERFGHMIDQGAVAEVEALLARHLNPNLPVMRAIGVSEIADYLLGRQTLDAAIAAASQATRRYAKRQYTWFAHQPPADWPRIREALDVDNLPEALSLVSPGG; translated from the coding sequence ATGCCGTCGTCCAAGCCTCCTCTCGTCGTTATCGCCGGACCCACTGCGAGCGGGAAGTCCGGCCTGGCGCTGGCGCTAGCTCAGCAAATCGGAGGCGTCATCGTCAACGCCGACAGCGCGCAAATCTATCGTGATCTGCGGGTATTGAGCGCGGCCCCGACCGACGAGGAGCTGAGCCGCGCGGAGCACCGGCTTTACGGCGTGCGCGACGGCGCCCTGCCCTGCTCCGCCGCTGACTGGTCTGACTTGGCGAAAGGCGAAATCGCGAAAATTCACGGCGAGGGTCGGGTACCGGTCCTTGTCGGCGGGACGGGCCTCTATCTACGTACGCTTCTAGACGGCATCGCGCCCGTACCGGCGATTGATCCAGCCATTCGCCAACGCGTGCGCGCAACCCCGGTTGATGAGAATGCGGCGAAGCTGCGGACTCTCGACCCTATGGCGGCCGAGCGCATCCGACCGACCGACGGCGCGAGGATCAATCGGGCGCTGGAAGTCATGCTCTCGACCGGCAGGACGTTGGCCGAATGGCAGCAGGAAAAGCACGGAGGAATCGCCGAAGACGTCACGCTTCGGCCGATGATCCTGCTCCCGCCGCGCAAATGGCTTTACGCGCGCTGCGATGAGCGGTTTGGACATATGATCGATCAGGGCGCGGTAGCCGAAGTCGAAGCGCTGCTCGCACGGCATCTCAACCCGAACCTGCCCGTGATGAGAGCGATCGGCGTGAGCGAAATCGCCGACTATCTGCTGGGACGTCAAACGCTGGATGCGGCAATCGCCGCCGCAAGCCAGGCCACGCGCCGCTACGCCAAGCGGCAGTACACCTGGTTCGCGCACCAGCCGCCAGCGGACTGGCCGAGAATCCGGGAGGCGCTGGACGTCGACAATTTGCCCGAAGCCCTGTCCCTGGTGAGCCCGGGGGGCTAG
- the ilvC gene encoding ketol-acid reductoisomerase has translation MDWIRDADIDPAALSGKRVAIIGYGNQGRAQALNLRDSGAEVAIGLREGSASQAEAEREQLTVLSLAAAAAWADVTMMLAPDEHHAAIYGEIAQSLREGSALGFSHGLSVRFGLISPRYDLDVFLIAPKGPGTALRSLYLDGKGMIAAWAVAQDASGRARDIALAYGGAIGSGRAGLIATSFAEEAEADLFNEQAVVWGAVPELLIAGYETLVDGGCSPELAYLECVGELKLLADLIEARGIAGMREAISNTAELGALLGGRRIVDNGVRQRMADILAEVRAGKFAAALTAEAGAGYPALNAERRENLSSEIENTRRRLKPAS, from the coding sequence ATGGACTGGATACGCGACGCCGACATCGACCCAGCGGCCCTTAGCGGCAAGCGAGTAGCGATCATTGGCTACGGCAATCAGGGCCGGGCACAGGCGCTGAACCTGCGGGACAGCGGCGCTGAGGTCGCGATCGGCCTCCGGGAAGGCTCTGCCAGTCAGGCCGAAGCTGAAAGGGAGCAGCTGACGGTGCTTTCCTTGGCCGCCGCGGCGGCTTGGGCCGACGTCACCATGATGCTGGCGCCGGACGAGCATCATGCGGCGATTTACGGAGAGATTGCTCAATCGCTTCGAGAAGGCTCCGCGCTCGGCTTCAGCCACGGACTGTCGGTGCGGTTCGGGCTGATCTCGCCGCGCTACGACCTGGACGTCTTCCTCATCGCGCCAAAAGGGCCAGGAACCGCGCTGCGGTCGCTTTACTTAGACGGCAAAGGCATGATTGCCGCCTGGGCCGTGGCGCAAGACGCAAGCGGACGGGCGCGCGACATCGCTCTGGCTTACGGCGGGGCTATTGGCAGCGGCCGTGCCGGCCTTATCGCCACCAGCTTTGCCGAAGAAGCGGAAGCGGACCTGTTCAATGAACAGGCGGTGGTATGGGGCGCCGTGCCCGAACTTCTGATCGCGGGCTATGAGACTTTGGTCGACGGTGGCTGTTCGCCCGAACTCGCCTATCTTGAATGCGTCGGCGAATTGAAGCTGCTCGCCGACCTGATCGAGGCGCGCGGCATTGCCGGCATGCGGGAAGCCATTTCGAACACGGCAGAATTGGGCGCGCTGCTGGGTGGCCGCCGGATTGTCGACAACGGCGTCCGCCAGCGCATGGCCGATATCCTCGCCGAGGTCCGTGCCGGCAAGTTCGCCGCAGCACTCACCGCCGAAGCGGGCGCTGGCTATCCCGCGTTGAACGCCGAACGGCGGGAAAACCTGTCGAGCGAGATCGAAAACACCCGCCGCCGGTTGAAGCCGGCCAGCTGA
- the ppa gene encoding inorganic diphosphatase, translated as MNIDLIPTGDNPPENINVVIEVPVGGEPVKYEFDKKSGALFVDRILHTPMRYPANYGFVPHTLSPDGDPLDALVIARSPFVPGCVVRARPIGVLNLEDEHGGDEKLICVPVDTTFPYYADVGERQDLPSIVLQQIEHFFTHYKDLEQDKWVRIGKWGDAADAARILVEAIDRARQAGKVPA; from the coding sequence ATGAACATCGATCTCATTCCGACTGGCGATAACCCGCCTGAAAACATCAACGTCGTCATCGAAGTCCCCGTCGGCGGGGAACCGGTGAAGTACGAATTCGACAAGAAGTCCGGCGCCTTGTTCGTCGACCGCATCCTGCACACGCCAATGCGCTATCCGGCGAATTACGGCTTCGTGCCGCATACGCTGTCGCCGGACGGCGATCCGCTCGACGCGCTGGTCATCGCGCGCTCGCCATTCGTCCCTGGCTGCGTCGTCCGCGCCCGGCCGATCGGCGTCCTCAACCTCGAGGACGAGCACGGCGGCGATGAGAAGCTCATCTGCGTGCCGGTCGACACGACGTTCCCTTATTACGCGGACGTTGGGGAGCGGCAGGATCTGCCCTCGATCGTACTGCAGCAAATCGAGCACTTCTTCACCCACTACAAGGACCTGGAGCAGGACAAATGGGTGCGCATCGGGAAGTGGGGTGATGCAGCGGATGCAGCGCGCATTCTGGTTGAGGCGATCGATCGCGCCCGGCAGGCCGGCAAGGTCCCTGCCTGA
- the crcB gene encoding fluoride efflux transporter CrcB has translation MLFLVVFLGAGIGGALRHGVNVGAARLFGLGFPAGTLIVNILGSFAMGLLAGYFAIRPGTDQHLRLFLTTGLLGGFTTFSAFSLDAALLIERHAYGLAAGYALGSVIASVSALFVGLAAARGWPFP, from the coding sequence ATGCTCTTTCTGGTTGTGTTTCTAGGCGCGGGCATCGGCGGCGCCCTCCGCCATGGCGTAAATGTCGGGGCTGCTCGCCTGTTCGGCCTCGGCTTTCCTGCCGGCACGCTGATCGTCAACATCCTTGGCTCATTCGCGATGGGTTTGCTCGCCGGATATTTCGCGATCCGCCCGGGCACCGACCAGCACCTGCGCCTGTTCCTGACCACGGGTCTCTTGGGCGGCTTTACCACCTTCTCCGCCTTCTCGCTGGACGCTGCGCTGCTGATCGAGCGCCATGCCTATGGCTTGGCGGCGGGCTATGCTTTGGGATCGGTCATCGCCAGCGTTTCGGCATTGTTCGTGGGGCTTGCCGCCGCTAGGGGCTGGCCCTTCCCTTAA
- a CDS encoding formate/nitrite transporter family protein, with the protein MADREQMIRKEKQGSPLSNREIEEADERSSTSAKVVHEAIRLEGTEELERHSSSVAWSGLAAGLTIGTSMLGQGVLMAALPDTPWRPLVAAFGYALGFIFVTMGRQQLFTETTLTAMLPALHGSHSLSAVGRYWAVVFAANILGTTLFAAAMTMPHLLKPEYLQSMTDLGVKAVEPGFVAVLAKAIVAGWLIALMVWLMPAAGAARILVIVAVTWLISAGEFSHVIAGSAETALAAMRGAIGRSDYAMRFLIPAFLGNSIGGVVFVALLNHAQVRKEV; encoded by the coding sequence ATGGCCGACCGCGAGCAGATGATCCGCAAGGAAAAGCAAGGATCTCCATTGTCCAATCGGGAGATCGAAGAAGCCGACGAGCGATCGAGCACCTCCGCGAAGGTGGTTCATGAAGCAATTAGGCTGGAAGGCACCGAGGAGCTTGAGCGACATTCCTCATCAGTCGCCTGGTCGGGCCTTGCCGCCGGTTTGACCATCGGCACTTCGATGCTCGGACAGGGCGTGCTAATGGCCGCCTTACCGGACACGCCATGGCGACCCCTCGTCGCGGCCTTTGGGTACGCGCTCGGCTTCATCTTCGTCACGATGGGCCGACAACAGCTGTTTACCGAGACGACGCTGACGGCCATGCTCCCAGCGCTCCATGGCTCGCATTCCCTCTCGGCGGTCGGCCGCTATTGGGCCGTGGTGTTCGCAGCGAATATCCTGGGGACGACCTTGTTTGCCGCCGCGATGACGATGCCGCACCTCCTGAAACCGGAATATCTGCAGTCGATGACGGACCTCGGCGTGAAGGCAGTCGAGCCGGGCTTTGTGGCCGTGTTGGCCAAGGCGATCGTCGCCGGATGGCTTATCGCGCTCATGGTCTGGCTGATGCCGGCGGCGGGAGCAGCACGCATTCTGGTCATCGTCGCGGTAACCTGGCTGATCTCGGCCGGTGAATTCAGTCACGTGATCGCAGGCTCCGCCGAGACCGCGCTTGCCGCAATGCGGGGGGCGATCGGGAGGTCCGACTATGCGATGCGCTTCCTAATTCCCGCGTTCCTTGGAAACTCGATCGGCGGTGTGGTGTTCGTCGCACTGCTGAACCATGCTCAGGTGCGCAAGGAAGTCTGA